The Watersipora subatra chromosome 1, tzWatSuba1.1, whole genome shotgun sequence genome has a window encoding:
- the LOC137385825 gene encoding required for excision 1-B domain-containing protein-like, whose product MENEQLDGIKRFYLLQTERVETYRLFDDGFQAYLKGAPQYNFPMYKKLVHEITTAFQKISADILTIEKMLLEHNRKDLADSIRKIQEFEERKLKLTAELQMMLQKQTDEPESEMQESINEHKNMVSEVISEINEEMDTLKYASEDLYTNMT is encoded by the exons ATGGAGAATGAACAGTTGGATGGTATAAAGAGATTCTACCTCTTGCAGACTGAGAGAGTTGAGACTTACAGACTGTTTGATGA TGGGTTCCAGGCCTACCTCAAAGGAGCTCCCCAATACAACTTTcctatgtataaaaaattggtACACGAAATCACCACAGCTTTCCAAAAAATATCAGCTGACATTTTAACTATTGAGAAAATGCTTCTTGAACACAACAGAAAAGATCTAGCAGACTCTATACGAAAAATCCAAGAATTTGAAGAAAGGAAGCTCAAACTT ACAGCAGAGCTGCAGATGATGCTGCAGAAACAGACAGATGAGCCAGAATCGGAGATGCAAGAATCAATTAATGAACacaaaaatat GGTTTCAGAGGTTATAagtgaaataaatgaagaaatGGACACACTCAAGTATGCTTCTGAAGACCTGTACACAAATATGACTTAG